A genomic region of Candidatus Aramenus sp. CH1 contains the following coding sequences:
- a CDS encoding 60S ribosomal export protein NMD3, which yields MPGKFCVRCGKENVELIDRLCIDCYLETKSLFSFPKELKGKVCRVCGAEFIEGKWERIHEDVEDAVKDLTLRELSKRVEVDKNVSNYSIDVGEVWRDSNGREHVEIVATGSLSGRRVEVKGDSFMGIEYVLCDTCKKRKAKYYEAIIQLRGKKAGLEREKRKLFESFFTEEVIANLADVVEGKEGIDYYFIKKSVARKLASYVASFVDVTVNESFQDESTKKGKRTAKLVISLRV from the coding sequence ATGCCGGGAAAGTTCTGCGTAAGGTGCGGAAAGGAAAACGTGGAGCTAATTGACAGGCTGTGCATAGACTGTTACTTGGAGACGAAGAGCCTCTTCTCTTTCCCCAAGGAGCTCAAGGGAAAGGTTTGCAGGGTATGCGGGGCTGAGTTTATCGAGGGGAAGTGGGAGAGGATCCATGAGGACGTGGAAGACGCCGTGAAGGATCTAACCCTTAGGGAGCTCTCCAAAAGGGTGGAAGTAGACAAGAACGTGAGTAACTACTCCATAGACGTCGGAGAAGTGTGGAGGGACAGCAACGGCAGGGAACACGTGGAAATAGTAGCCACGGGCTCGCTGAGTGGGAGGAGGGTCGAGGTCAAGGGAGACTCCTTCATGGGCATAGAGTACGTTCTGTGCGACACTTGCAAAAAGAGGAAAGCGAAGTACTACGAGGCAATAATACAGTTGAGAGGGAAAAAGGCAGGCCTTGAGAGGGAAAAGAGGAAGTTGTTTGAGTCGTTCTTCACTGAGGAGGTTATAGCTAACCTGGCGGACGTGGTTGAGGGAAAGGAAGGGATAGACTACTACTTCATAAAGAAGTCGGTTGCGAGGAAGCTGGCCTCCTATGTGGCCTCCTTTGTTGACGTGACCGTTAACGAGAGCTTCCAGGACGAGAGCACTAAAAAAGGTAAAAGGACTGCTAAACTAGTTATTTCGCTTAGAGTATGA
- a CDS encoding DUF424 family protein, producing MKVILNVIREQGNVFVNVCEKELLGREFRENEVILYINEEFYGGDEVDMEYAFSLFEEATVVSLVGNKVVDEAVRRGYVHKEGILEVSGVKFAQVYNL from the coding sequence ATGAAGGTTATCTTGAACGTCATAAGAGAGCAAGGGAACGTATTTGTAAACGTGTGCGAGAAGGAGCTACTAGGAAGGGAGTTTAGGGAAAACGAGGTAATCCTCTACATAAACGAGGAATTTTACGGTGGGGACGAGGTGGACATGGAGTACGCGTTTTCCCTTTTTGAGGAAGCCACCGTCGTCAGCCTAGTCGGGAATAAGGTGGTGGACGAAGCTGTAAGGAGGGGGTACGTCCACAAGGAGGGCATCCTAGAGGTATCGGGGGTTAAGTTCGCACAAGTCTACAACTTGTGA
- a CDS encoding translation initiation factor IF-2 subunit beta: MSDKDYMYLLDRVYAKLPKKASEGTQNLPSLQILNIGNTTIIRNFAEYCDRLRREDKICMRYLLKELAAAGSVTENGQLVIQGKFSSTVIETLMERFIKTYVQCSTCKSLDTVLVKEKKVWHIQCLACGAKTSVKPL; encoded by the coding sequence ATGTCAGATAAGGACTACATGTACTTGCTCGATAGAGTCTACGCAAAACTGCCCAAGAAGGCCAGCGAGGGAACTCAGAATTTGCCCTCTTTGCAGATACTGAACATAGGCAACACTACAATAATAAGGAACTTCGCAGAGTACTGCGACAGGCTAAGAAGGGAAGACAAGATATGCATGAGGTACTTACTAAAGGAATTGGCAGCCGCAGGATCTGTAACAGAGAACGGTCAGCTGGTGATCCAAGGTAAATTCTCTTCGACCGTAATAGAGACCTTGATGGAGAGATTTATAAAGACCTACGTCCAGTGCAGTACGTGCAAGAGCCTAGACACTGTACTAGTTAAGGAAAAGAAGGTCTGGCACATCCAGTGCCTAGCCTGTGGAGCCAAAACGTCGGTTAAACCGCTGTGA
- a CDS encoding tRNA (N(6)-L-threonylcarbamoyladenosine(37)-C(2))-methylthiotransferase, giving the protein MKIYFETYGCALNKGDTYIMMTLLKDRAHEVTGSLEDADVIVINTCDVRLETGERMKRRIRQLSNTGKKLVVAGCFSGAEPAVVRSIAPNASILGPQAISKIVEVVESQERKVYLLSDQPIYTPRIAEGKIGVIPVADGCAGDCNFCITKLARSKLRSYPLRKIVESVKALVSQGVVEIELTGQDAAAYGLDYGGKITLADVVKEVSEVKGEFMIRVGMMTPEQALRILDDLLEAYKSPKVYKFFHLPVQSGDDGVLKVMNRKYTVDEYKELVKEIRRKIPLANITTDIIVGHPGEDEEAFQNTLDLVKEIRFEKMHIAIYSLRPNTKSSSMPQIPDKVKTERLKRINSLYEEIARQNHSEYLGKVSKVVVTEEGKGNTKIGRTANYIPVILEDVELGKWYNVKITDFSFYDVRGIVI; this is encoded by the coding sequence ATGAAGATATACTTTGAGACTTACGGATGTGCTCTGAACAAAGGAGACACCTACATCATGATGACCCTACTTAAGGACAGGGCCCACGAGGTTACTGGGTCACTGGAAGACGCCGACGTGATAGTCATCAATACGTGTGATGTTAGGCTTGAAACCGGAGAGAGGATGAAAAGGAGAATACGCCAGTTGAGCAACACTGGTAAGAAGCTAGTGGTTGCGGGATGCTTTTCTGGGGCTGAGCCCGCTGTGGTCAGAAGTATAGCCCCCAACGCCTCCATTCTTGGCCCCCAAGCTATCAGCAAGATCGTCGAGGTAGTTGAGTCGCAAGAGAGGAAGGTCTACTTGTTGTCAGACCAACCCATCTACACGCCGAGGATTGCGGAGGGCAAGATAGGCGTCATCCCAGTGGCTGACGGTTGTGCGGGAGACTGTAACTTTTGCATAACAAAGCTGGCCAGGAGCAAGCTTAGGAGCTATCCCCTTAGAAAGATAGTAGAAAGCGTGAAGGCATTAGTAAGTCAAGGCGTAGTGGAGATAGAGCTCACTGGCCAAGACGCGGCAGCTTACGGTCTTGACTACGGTGGGAAGATCACCTTAGCTGACGTGGTCAAGGAGGTGAGCGAGGTAAAGGGGGAGTTCATGATCAGAGTAGGCATGATGACGCCAGAGCAAGCACTCAGGATCTTGGACGACCTCTTGGAGGCGTACAAGAGCCCCAAGGTATATAAGTTCTTCCATCTGCCAGTACAGAGCGGAGACGACGGAGTCCTAAAGGTCATGAACAGGAAGTACACCGTCGACGAGTACAAGGAGCTCGTAAAGGAGATAAGGAGAAAGATACCGCTGGCTAACATAACTACTGACATAATAGTAGGCCATCCAGGGGAAGACGAGGAGGCTTTTCAGAACACCTTGGATCTAGTCAAGGAGATCAGATTCGAAAAGATGCACATAGCCATTTACTCGCTAAGGCCCAACACAAAGAGCTCCTCTATGCCCCAGATACCGGACAAGGTTAAGACTGAGAGGCTAAAGAGAATAAACTCACTCTACGAGGAAATAGCTAGGCAGAATCACTCGGAGTATCTGGGGAAAGTTTCAAAAGTTGTCGTTACAGAAGAAGGAAAAGGAAACACAAAGATAGGTAGGACTGCAAACTACATCCCAGTGATCCTTGAAGACGTCGAGCTGGGGAAGTGGTATAACGTGAAAATTACGGACTTCTCGTTCTACGATGTGAGGGGGATTGTTATTTAA
- a CDS encoding thiolase family protein: MAEVYIVSAVRTPIGKLGGVFKDVPPVDLGSAAIKVAMQKVNLDPKVVDIVIMGNILRAGHGQDLARQAACKAGIPYEIDGYSVDMVCSSGMMSVVNASQMIKSNDADVVVAGGMESMSQAALALPSNVRWGVKFLMDKKLEFIDTMLIDGLTDPFNMFAMGREADMVAKEHDISRKELDEVAFESHRRATEATNKGYFLSEITPVEVNGSLVTKDEGIRADTSIEKLSKLKPAFSEGGFHTAGNSSQISDGASALILMSEKAVKEYGVEPIAKVIGYSWVGIESWRFTEAPIFAVRKLLKKLDMEISDFDYFENNEAFAVNNVLAHRYLGIPYDKLNVFGGAIALGHPIGASGARIITTLINVLSKMGGRRGIASICHGTGGSTAIAIELLKPLK; encoded by the coding sequence ATGGCAGAAGTTTACATAGTATCAGCCGTTAGGACGCCCATAGGAAAGTTAGGCGGCGTATTTAAAGACGTACCGCCTGTGGATCTAGGATCAGCTGCCATAAAGGTTGCTATGCAAAAGGTAAACTTAGACCCAAAGGTAGTCGACATAGTGATCATGGGAAACATTTTAAGGGCTGGACATGGTCAGGACTTAGCTAGGCAGGCGGCTTGCAAAGCAGGTATACCATACGAAATAGATGGGTACTCGGTCGACATGGTATGCTCATCTGGAATGATGAGCGTAGTAAACGCCTCACAGATGATAAAGAGCAATGATGCAGACGTGGTAGTCGCTGGAGGTATGGAAAGCATGAGCCAGGCTGCCCTGGCCCTACCATCGAACGTTAGGTGGGGAGTAAAGTTCCTTATGGACAAAAAACTGGAGTTTATAGATACAATGCTCATTGACGGGTTGACCGATCCCTTTAACATGTTTGCCATGGGGAGGGAAGCTGACATGGTTGCTAAAGAGCATGACATCAGCAGAAAGGAGTTAGACGAGGTAGCCTTCGAGAGTCACAGAAGGGCCACTGAAGCGACTAACAAGGGATACTTCTTAAGCGAGATTACCCCAGTTGAGGTTAACGGTAGTCTAGTTACAAAGGACGAGGGAATTAGGGCTGACACCTCCATTGAGAAGCTGTCTAAGCTGAAGCCTGCGTTCTCGGAGGGAGGTTTCCACACCGCGGGTAATTCCTCCCAGATATCGGACGGCGCTTCTGCCCTTATTTTGATGAGCGAAAAGGCGGTAAAGGAGTACGGCGTGGAGCCCATAGCGAAGGTAATTGGTTACTCTTGGGTAGGGATAGAGAGCTGGCGCTTTACTGAGGCTCCAATCTTTGCAGTGAGGAAGCTCCTGAAGAAGCTCGACATGGAGATCTCAGACTTTGACTACTTCGAAAACAACGAGGCCTTTGCGGTGAATAATGTCCTAGCACATAGGTATCTGGGCATACCCTATGACAAGCTGAACGTGTTTGGAGGGGCAATTGCTTTAGGCCATCCAATAGGCGCCAGCGGTGCCAGAATTATAACTACCTTGATAAACGTGCTGTCCAAGATGGGCGGAAGGAGGGGTATAGCCAGCATTTGTCACGGCACTGGAGGCTCTACAGCCATTGCCATAGAGCTACTCAAGCCCCTAAAGTAG
- a CDS encoding translation initiation factor aIF-1A codes for MPKKDRGEAPTKEVMKPEEGEVICVVKKMLGAEHIVVLCVDGKQRIARIPGRMRKKVWIKEGDVVLAAPWDFQSEKCDIIHKYGNDEIKKLVEEKVISREVIDQLRG; via the coding sequence TTGCCTAAAAAGGATAGGGGAGAGGCTCCCACTAAGGAAGTTATGAAACCAGAGGAAGGGGAAGTAATATGCGTAGTTAAGAAAATGCTAGGAGCGGAGCACATAGTGGTCCTCTGTGTGGACGGGAAGCAGAGGATAGCGAGGATACCCGGTAGGATGAGGAAAAAGGTCTGGATAAAGGAAGGGGACGTAGTCCTGGCAGCTCCCTGGGACTTTCAGTCTGAAAAGTGCGACATTATTCACAAGTACGGTAATGACGAGATAAAGAAGCTAGTGGAAGAGAAGGTAATCTCCAGGGAAGTGATAGATCAGCTAAGAGGTTGA
- a CDS encoding serine protein kinase RIO has protein sequence MEKKRKEEKRRKDEDLFKVVDSTIDPRTYLVLEKIASKLKIDTYLGAISSGKEAKIYPAKTIDGKFYAVKIYYVSTASNKRAVEKYTLGDKRFEKIKVSNTRQLIFTWAKKEFKNLKRMYEAGVWVPEPILVMENVLVMQFIGDDGVRAPLLKELLDDEIDQDLYDQVVSQIQLMVNKAKLVHGDLSEYNVMVYDHVYIIDVSQSLPVDHENARELLFRDITRVNEFFSSKGVKVLDVEEILKTLEIP, from the coding sequence TTGGAAAAAAAGAGGAAGGAGGAGAAGAGGAGGAAAGACGAAGACCTATTTAAAGTAGTAGACTCCACGATTGACCCAAGGACCTACTTAGTCCTGGAGAAAATAGCGTCTAAGCTCAAGATAGACACTTATTTAGGGGCTATTTCTTCGGGCAAGGAGGCGAAGATCTATCCAGCTAAGACTATTGACGGCAAGTTCTACGCTGTAAAGATTTACTACGTCAGTACGGCTTCCAACAAAAGGGCGGTGGAAAAGTACACTCTAGGCGACAAGAGGTTTGAGAAAATAAAGGTCTCCAACACTAGGCAACTAATTTTTACTTGGGCAAAGAAGGAGTTCAAGAACTTAAAGAGGATGTACGAGGCTGGCGTCTGGGTTCCCGAACCGATCCTGGTAATGGAGAACGTTCTCGTTATGCAGTTCATAGGGGACGACGGAGTGAGGGCACCCCTGCTCAAGGAGCTTCTAGACGATGAGATCGACCAGGATCTCTACGATCAAGTGGTAAGCCAAATACAGCTAATGGTGAACAAGGCTAAGCTGGTTCATGGAGACTTGAGTGAGTACAACGTGATGGTGTACGACCACGTCTACATCATAGACGTGAGCCAGTCCTTGCCGGTAGACCACGAGAACGCCAGGGAACTCCTCTTTAGGGACATAACTAGGGTAAACGAGTTCTTCTCCTCCAAGGGCGTAAAGGTTCTAGACGTAGAAGAAATTTTAAAGACGCTGGAAATACCTTAA
- a CDS encoding RNA-processing protein: MFISVPDEKIELVKSLLPKLQEISGVKISYDERRKIFEIDPTNENPYSAFKAASVIRALGLGFSVNDALKLMSDEYQLEVIDLKATLGGNPDTVRRIKGRIIGEGGKAKKILQEYTSAVISIYEHYVGIISTNEQMPIVRKAIDMLIEGREHSTVYKFLDKAEADLVRQFSKNRPNYLK, from the coding sequence ATGTTCATCAGCGTACCGGACGAGAAAATAGAGCTGGTCAAGTCTCTTTTGCCCAAGCTACAGGAGATCTCTGGGGTAAAGATAAGTTACGACGAAAGGAGGAAGATTTTCGAGATTGACCCTACAAACGAAAATCCGTACAGTGCCTTCAAAGCAGCCTCAGTCATAAGGGCACTCGGTCTCGGGTTTTCCGTAAACGATGCCCTGAAATTGATGAGCGACGAGTACCAGCTAGAGGTGATTGACTTAAAGGCTACACTAGGAGGCAATCCAGACACAGTTAGGAGGATAAAGGGGAGGATAATAGGAGAGGGAGGTAAGGCGAAAAAGATCCTCCAGGAGTACACCTCTGCTGTAATCTCCATCTACGAGCACTACGTAGGCATAATCTCTACAAACGAGCAAATGCCAATAGTCAGGAAGGCCATCGATATGCTCATCGAGGGGAGGGAGCACTCTACCGTTTACAAGTTCCTAGACAAGGCAGAAGCTGACTTGGTGAGGCAGTTCTCAAAGAACAGACCTAACTATTTGAAGTAG
- a CDS encoding maleate cis-trans isomerase gives MLSLIVSEENTVLPRDIETAFKDVQTIYMKYYPGHGNTRAEKIRMLAELLSVKEQAEKGDVIVYARSYGVFYEEDMREIRRIFSKPVVISTEAIIKRLRALGAKDLFLVTPYNQKRHEYEVKWLRDFGFNIIGSIALGRTGGKAIASTPHELVVEAVRIAQMSSADAIYVACTILSTLPILEELKGRISVVTAASAIVDEVKELVDLGNHS, from the coding sequence ATGCTATCCTTAATAGTATCTGAAGAGAACACCGTCTTACCGAGGGACATTGAGACTGCATTCAAAGACGTCCAGACCATTTATATGAAGTACTACCCCGGGCACGGGAACACTAGAGCAGAGAAAATTAGAATGTTGGCTGAACTGCTCAGCGTAAAAGAGCAGGCGGAAAAGGGAGACGTAATAGTCTACGCGAGATCGTATGGAGTCTTCTACGAGGAAGACATGAGAGAAATAAGGAGGATTTTCTCAAAGCCAGTGGTAATTTCCACGGAGGCAATAATCAAAAGGCTAAGGGCACTAGGGGCCAAAGACCTCTTCCTAGTGACGCCATACAATCAGAAGAGGCACGAGTACGAGGTTAAATGGTTACGGGACTTCGGGTTCAACATTATAGGTTCCATAGCTTTGGGGAGAACAGGAGGAAAGGCCATCGCGTCTACGCCCCACGAGCTGGTAGTGGAAGCGGTTAGGATAGCTCAAATGTCTTCTGCAGACGCCATCTACGTGGCGTGTACAATCCTTTCTACTTTACCGATCCTTGAAGAGCTCAAGGGCAGAATCAGCGTCGTTACGGCAGCCTCAGCTATAGTGGACGAGGTCAAGGAGCTCGTTGATCTCGGAAACCACAGTTAA
- a CDS encoding DUF711 family protein produces the protein MKYDAEEIVEVVKMLNEQDLDIRSVTLSVNTLFAVSDEKEKVLRKLEKVNEIASRFVDAVYKVEEKYGIRVVTRRVSVSPAQYFLEAISKEDFGVELAKKLDEIAERNLIDYISGYSAHAERGLSRGAKVLLDSMSSALNSTKRLTGAINAASTMDGVNVEAVKLFVDQIFAMKADASARTSILANSPKDSPFVPSAHHGEGLPDALVNVAISGPGVIESAIRATSPKSFVELYEVIKKASFKITRLGELIGRSVAKEMGVSFGAVDLSVAPSPKVGDSVASIIEAMGIERVGGHGSVAALALMMDAVKKGGSMATSSVGGLSSAFIPVSEDSVMAERAIEGSIDFFTLLALSSVCNSGIDMVGVSKRQGKDKVIGLILDVLAMGTMLNKILGVRVIPLDANPGEYVDLGGLLGRVVVMKLKDIDVSKFISLAGHMPNGIKRLEMG, from the coding sequence ATGAAGTACGACGCCGAGGAAATCGTGGAAGTAGTGAAAATGCTAAACGAGCAAGACTTAGACATAAGGTCTGTGACGCTAAGCGTAAACACCTTGTTTGCGGTCTCCGATGAGAAGGAGAAGGTACTGAGGAAACTGGAGAAAGTGAACGAGATCGCCTCTAGGTTTGTGGACGCAGTATACAAGGTAGAGGAAAAATACGGTATAAGGGTAGTGACGAGGAGGGTCTCGGTGTCCCCTGCTCAGTACTTTCTGGAAGCGATAAGTAAGGAGGACTTCGGGGTAGAGTTGGCAAAGAAGCTTGACGAGATAGCTGAGAGGAACTTGATAGACTACATTAGCGGATACTCTGCACACGCAGAAAGGGGGCTTAGTAGGGGTGCAAAGGTTCTCTTGGACTCCATGTCCTCTGCCCTAAACTCCACCAAGAGGCTCACGGGAGCGATAAACGCTGCTTCGACCATGGACGGCGTGAACGTGGAGGCGGTAAAGCTGTTCGTGGATCAGATTTTCGCCATGAAGGCTGACGCCTCAGCTAGGACCTCCATCCTAGCTAACTCCCCAAAGGACTCTCCCTTCGTGCCCTCAGCGCACCACGGGGAAGGGCTACCGGACGCCCTAGTTAACGTGGCAATAAGCGGACCAGGAGTTATAGAGAGCGCAATAAGGGCAACGTCGCCTAAGAGCTTCGTGGAGCTTTACGAAGTCATCAAGAAGGCGTCGTTCAAAATAACTAGACTTGGGGAGCTCATAGGTAGGAGCGTTGCAAAGGAGATGGGAGTCAGCTTCGGGGCAGTTGACCTTTCAGTTGCACCGTCGCCTAAGGTAGGGGACAGCGTTGCCTCCATAATAGAGGCAATGGGGATCGAAAGGGTGGGTGGCCACGGGTCTGTGGCTGCCCTCGCCCTTATGATGGACGCTGTTAAGAAGGGAGGCTCGATGGCTACCTCCTCCGTTGGAGGGCTAAGTAGCGCGTTTATACCAGTGAGCGAGGACTCGGTGATGGCAGAGAGGGCTATAGAAGGGTCTATAGACTTCTTTACCTTACTCGCGTTGTCCTCGGTGTGCAATTCGGGGATAGACATGGTAGGGGTGAGCAAGAGGCAAGGAAAGGACAAAGTAATAGGCCTCATTTTAGACGTGCTCGCCATGGGAACAATGCTGAACAAGATACTAGGGGTGAGAGTTATACCCCTTGACGCCAACCCAGGAGAGTACGTTGACTTAGGAGGTCTACTAGGAAGGGTAGTGGTGATGAAGCTAAAGGACATTGACGTATCCAAGTTCATCAGTCTGGCCGGTCACATGCCAAACGGTATTAAGAGACTTGAGATGGGGTAA
- a CDS encoding ACT domain-containing protein, protein MEPAVVVVIGTDRPGIVAGISSKLAERNVNIVDISQTVLRGLFSMIMIVDMSKSTVSLGKLREELQQRGKELGVEVLVYHGEVFQFMERI, encoded by the coding sequence GTGGAGCCTGCTGTAGTGGTTGTAATAGGAACTGACCGGCCAGGAATAGTAGCAGGGATCTCCAGCAAACTGGCTGAGAGAAACGTCAACATAGTTGACATTTCACAGACAGTGTTGAGAGGCCTCTTCTCTATGATCATGATAGTTGACATGTCTAAGAGCACTGTGAGCCTAGGGAAGCTGAGGGAGGAGTTACAGCAGAGGGGAAAGGAGCTGGGGGTCGAAGTCCTAGTGTACCACGGGGAGGTCTTCCAGTTCATGGAAAGGATTTAA
- a CDS encoding carboxypeptidase M32: MDAKEVLEKILREYRRAWSIAYARSLLAWDLETYMPQEGVRARGEALANLSTLYREKVMAIERDVEGLKDEDLDDFGRGVKRVLGREIKYFRAVPPEIDEELNRTTSEAEVAWRKAKKEGKFSEFRPYLEKIVDLERKVAESLGYEGHPYNALLDLYEEGLTVNDVDSVFSYLLPELKHVLEKVRSEGRFPSKHELEDVEYKVEDMEKVNREVIGMLEMPMTKFRLDVSPHPFTIRISADDVRITTRYEGKDFRSTMFSVIHESGHAMYELMIDKSLDVTPLGQGVSSGIHESQSRFWENIIGRSREFVHLVYPILKRHLKFLTQDEEELYKYFNVVRPSLIRVDADELTYNFHIAVRYEVEKKLIAGEMSTSDVPSMWDDFMDKYLGVRPNNDSEGALQDIHWSQGSFGYFPTYTIGNVVAGILYHHFPVKEKVRDGKLNEVKEYLREKVCKYGATYPPKELLRKSFREGYNPKYLVDHLREKYLA, translated from the coding sequence ATGGACGCGAAAGAAGTGTTGGAAAAGATTTTAAGGGAGTACAGAAGAGCGTGGAGCATAGCGTACGCTAGATCCCTACTTGCGTGGGACCTAGAGACTTACATGCCTCAGGAAGGGGTGAGGGCCAGGGGCGAGGCGTTGGCCAACCTCTCTACCTTGTATAGGGAGAAGGTTATGGCCATCGAGAGGGACGTTGAGGGACTGAAGGACGAGGACCTTGACGATTTTGGGCGGGGAGTTAAGAGAGTTCTAGGCAGGGAAATTAAGTACTTTAGGGCCGTGCCTCCAGAAATAGACGAGGAACTGAACAGGACGACGAGCGAAGCTGAAGTGGCGTGGAGGAAGGCTAAAAAGGAGGGTAAATTCTCAGAGTTTAGGCCTTATCTCGAGAAGATCGTGGATTTAGAGAGAAAGGTTGCAGAGAGTCTTGGATATGAGGGCCACCCTTACAACGCGTTGCTCGACCTCTACGAGGAGGGCCTAACGGTAAACGACGTCGACAGCGTTTTTTCTTATCTTCTGCCTGAGTTAAAACACGTCTTAGAGAAGGTCAGATCTGAGGGCAGGTTCCCAAGTAAGCACGAACTCGAGGACGTGGAGTACAAGGTAGAGGACATGGAGAAGGTAAACCGCGAGGTTATAGGAATGTTGGAAATGCCAATGACCAAGTTCAGGCTTGACGTGTCGCCACATCCTTTCACAATAAGGATCTCGGCAGACGACGTTAGGATAACAACAAGGTACGAGGGCAAGGACTTTAGGTCCACTATGTTTTCCGTTATCCATGAGAGCGGACACGCCATGTACGAACTCATGATCGACAAGTCCCTGGACGTTACGCCTTTAGGCCAGGGCGTCTCCTCTGGTATCCACGAGTCCCAGTCAAGGTTTTGGGAGAACATAATAGGAAGGAGTAGGGAGTTCGTCCACCTCGTTTACCCAATACTGAAGAGGCACCTAAAGTTCTTAACGCAGGACGAGGAGGAGCTCTACAAGTACTTCAACGTGGTGAGGCCCAGCCTGATAAGGGTGGATGCAGACGAGCTCACGTACAACTTCCACATAGCGGTAAGGTATGAGGTAGAGAAGAAGCTCATTGCGGGGGAAATGTCAACCTCAGACGTCCCGTCAATGTGGGACGACTTCATGGACAAGTACCTGGGCGTAAGGCCTAACAACGACTCTGAGGGAGCCCTGCAGGACATTCACTGGTCTCAGGGATCGTTTGGTTACTTCCCCACCTACACCATCGGAAACGTGGTAGCCGGCATCTTGTACCACCACTTTCCAGTAAAGGAAAAGGTGAGAGATGGGAAGCTCAACGAGGTCAAAGAGTACTTAAGGGAAAAGGTGTGCAAGTACGGGGCCACCTATCCTCCCAAGGAGCTTCTGAGGAAGTCGTTCAGAGAAGGGTATAACCCAAAGTACCTAGTGGACCACTTAAGGGAGAAATACCTAGCGTGA
- a CDS encoding ParA family protein — MSAKGGVGKSTISLLLGKALAELGDDVLIIDRDPLAYVSNVFGVRGQGIIQSVMEGKPPRDYVKIVGNLTILKCFGQGPRYVVDLEKLSKSRELLDRACNTYLDAVLQKDYKFYIVDNPSLVLVEDPIVEMELNTFLKAKPKESVVRIYVTDPIDYTIKLTLEYLDKVEESKPIGKPYALIINLVPPFKDVLESTELKLKGIISEKGFEEGAVIPFSEELFNLSSADVEVPNEVKRLALKIREKARRSS; from the coding sequence GTGAGCGCAAAGGGCGGAGTAGGTAAGTCAACTATATCTTTACTTCTGGGGAAGGCGCTAGCAGAGCTAGGGGATGACGTCTTAATCATTGACAGGGATCCACTTGCTTACGTTTCTAACGTTTTCGGGGTAAGAGGTCAAGGAATAATTCAAAGCGTGATGGAAGGCAAACCCCCCAGAGATTACGTTAAGATTGTGGGGAATTTGACCATCTTAAAGTGTTTTGGCCAGGGGCCTAGATACGTAGTTGACTTAGAAAAGCTATCTAAATCGCGAGAGCTGCTAGATAGGGCGTGTAATACTTACTTGGACGCAGTGCTTCAAAAGGACTATAAGTTCTACATCGTAGATAATCCTTCTTTGGTGCTCGTTGAAGACCCGATAGTGGAAATGGAGTTAAACACCTTCTTAAAGGCAAAGCCGAAAGAGAGCGTTGTAAGGATTTACGTTACTGACCCAATAGATTACACTATAAAGCTGACGCTAGAATACCTTGATAAAGTGGAGGAAAGCAAGCCAATAGGTAAGCCTTACGCACTTATAATTAACCTCGTTCCTCCGTTTAAAGACGTTCTAGAAAGCACGGAGTTAAAGTTGAAGGGTATAATTTCTGAAAAGGGCTTTGAGGAAGGGGCCGTCATACCGTTTAGCGAAGAATTATTTAATTTGTCATCCGCAGACGTGGAGGTTCCAAATGAAGTAAAAAGACTTGCCTTAAAAATAAGGGAAAAGGCTAGACGATCATCTTAG